A region of Mycolicibacterium brumae DNA encodes the following proteins:
- a CDS encoding site-specific integrase, which produces MAVFAEEHLPAAVVNHRVVMPALCRVGGYADFEGVCAGQWVFGGVVVGIILAGDAWFFRRIGRTLVMVVVSRVRVDGPLQEFAAGFSVALESVGYAPLSAANQLRLMAHLSRWMAFEGVAPSELNDELVQAFLSVRSARGYVGWLSARGLAPLLGHLRAVGAAPAPVPRVPSGPVEELLTEYRAYLFCERGLVAATVRYYAQEARLFLTRSGSGELRELTAGTVTRFVVAEASVRSTGAAKLMVTALRSLLRFLLLTGRVETDLVSAVPAVAGWRLAWLPRSVRPDQVRVLLESCEQNRLVGRRDFAILTVLTRLGLRAGEVAAMELDDIDWRAGELVIRGKGNQHDKLPLPVDVGQALVGYLRAGRPTSSYRQVFLTALAPHQPLASGSVCAVVGRACVRAGIERIGAHRLRHTTATSVLQAGASLEEVGQLLRHRELNSTAIYAKVDHGRLVSVTRPWPSGSPS; this is translated from the coding sequence GTGGCGGTCTTCGCCGAGGAACACCTGCCAGCCGCCGTGGTGAACCATCGTGTGGTGATGCCGGCATTATGCCGAGTCGGCGGTTATGCCGATTTTGAGGGAGTCTGTGCTGGTCAGTGGGTTTTCGGTGGAGTTGTTGTCGGCATAATTTTGGCCGGTGATGCTTGGTTCTTCCGTCGGATTGGAAGGACTTTGGTCATGGTTGTGGTGTCGCGTGTGCGGGTGGATGGCCCGTTGCAGGAGTTTGCCGCGGGGTTCTCCGTAGCGCTGGAGTCGGTGGGTTATGCGCCGTTGTCGGCGGCGAATCAGTTGCGCTTGATGGCGCATCTGAGTCGCTGGATGGCGTTTGAGGGTGTGGCGCCGAGTGAGCTGAATGACGAACTGGTGCAAGCATTTCTATCGGTTCGGTCGGCGCGGGGGTATGTGGGTTGGTTGTCCGCGCGCGGGTTGGCGCCACTGCTGGGGCATTTACGCGCAGTGGGCGCGGCGCCGGCACCGGTGCCGCGGGTGCCGTCAGGCCCGGTGGAGGAACTCTTGACCGAGTACCGGGCCTATCTGTTCTGTGAGCGCGGCTTGGTGGCGGCCACGGTGCGTTACTACGCGCAAGAGGCGCGGCTGTTCTTGACGCGTTCGGGGTCCGGTGAGCTGCGCGAGTTGACCGCCGGCACGGTCACACGGTTCGTCGTCGCCGAGGCTTCAGTTCGATCGACGGGCGCGGCGAAGTTGATGGTTACGGCGTTGCGGTCTTTGCTGCGGTTCCTGTTGTTGACCGGGCGGGTGGAGACTGATCTGGTCTCGGCTGTCCCGGCGGTGGCGGGTTGGCGATTGGCGTGGCTGCCGCGTTCTGTGCGACCTGATCAGGTGCGGGTGCTGCTGGAGTCTTGCGAGCAGAATCGGCTTGTGGGTCGGCGGGACTTCGCGATCCTGACGGTGTTGACGCGGCTGGGGTTGCGCGCCGGTGAAGTCGCCGCCATGGAACTCGATGATATCGATTGGCGCGCTGGCGAACTCGTCATCCGTGGCAAAGGCAATCAACATGACAAGCTTCCGCTGCCGGTTGACGTGGGACAGGCGCTGGTTGGTTATCTGCGTGCGGGCAGGCCGACATCTTCGTATCGGCAGGTCTTTCTGACGGCTCTTGCCCCGCATCAGCCGCTGGCGAGCGGTTCGGTTTGCGCCGTGGTGGGCCGTGCGTGTGTTCGGGCCGGCATTGAGCGCATCGGGGCGCATCGGCTGCGACACACCACCGCCACCAGCGTGTTACAGGCGGGCGCTTCCCTGGAGGAAGTCGGACAACTGTTGCGGCACCGGGAACTGAACAGCACCGCCATCTACGCCAAGGTCGACCACGGCCGGCTCGTCTCGGTGACTCGGCCCTGGCCGTCTGGGAGCCCGTCATGA
- a CDS encoding tyrosine-type recombinase/integrase translates to MTALADALADYLTMRRALGFKLERAGGLLADFVAEAGRVGAQRVTVELALRWATEPVGADPVWHGARLSAVRGFARYLAAIDPATEIPPADLLPGRSHRAVPYLYTDAEIAALMAEARNLRSRLRGMTYATLIGLLAATGLRIGEAIALDRGDVDLPGALITVRNAKFGKSRQLPLHSSGGCQMVCVSPDKGRISGHDDRSGFGRAAG, encoded by the coding sequence ATGACCGCCCTGGCCGACGCGTTGGCCGACTACCTCACCATGCGGCGTGCGCTGGGATTCAAGCTTGAACGCGCCGGCGGGTTGCTGGCTGACTTCGTCGCCGAGGCTGGGCGGGTCGGCGCGCAGCGCGTGACCGTCGAGTTGGCGCTGAGGTGGGCCACTGAGCCGGTGGGCGCAGACCCTGTCTGGCACGGCGCTCGGCTGTCAGCGGTGCGCGGATTCGCGCGCTATCTGGCCGCAATCGACCCAGCCACCGAGATCCCGCCTGCTGACCTGCTGCCCGGGCGATCTCATCGGGCGGTTCCCTACCTCTACACCGACGCCGAGATCGCCGCGTTGATGGCGGAGGCCCGGAATCTGCGATCACGGTTGCGGGGGATGACCTACGCCACCTTGATCGGACTGTTGGCCGCCACCGGGTTGCGCATCGGCGAAGCCATCGCGTTGGACCGTGGTGACGTCGATCTTCCCGGCGCGCTGATCACGGTGCGCAATGCCAAGTTCGGCAAGTCCCGGCAATTGCCGCTGCATTCCAGCGGGGGGTGTCAGATGGTCTGTGTAAGTCCTGACAAGGGAAGGATCTCAGGGCATGACGACAGATCGGGATTTGGACGCGCGGCTGGCTGA